In Microbacterium sp. 1.5R, the following are encoded in one genomic region:
- a CDS encoding winged helix-turn-helix transcriptional regulator, with protein sequence MAEIDEERHVCDAAVTLAFSVLGKRWNGMIVSSLGGGPSTFVALRRGVSGISDTVLSDRLAELAEAGLVARAVDAGPPVTVSYSLTDSGRGLLPILDQLGTWASENLEIRSH encoded by the coding sequence ATGGCCGAGATCGACGAAGAGCGTCACGTCTGCGACGCCGCCGTCACACTGGCCTTCAGTGTGCTCGGCAAACGCTGGAACGGCATGATCGTCTCGTCGCTCGGCGGCGGTCCTTCGACGTTCGTCGCGCTGCGCCGCGGGGTGTCCGGCATCAGCGACACCGTGCTCTCCGACCGGCTGGCAGAGCTCGCCGAGGCCGGGCTCGTGGCCCGCGCGGTCGACGCCGGTCCGCCTGTCACGGTCTCGTACTCACTGACCGACAGCGGACGTGGGCTGCTGCCCATCCTCGATCAGCTCGGCACCTGGGCGTCCGAGAACCTCGAGATCCGCTCGCACTGA
- a CDS encoding sensor histidine kinase, which translates to MSARWKLTLSYAGVVVVSGIGLLAAVAVYLLRYVPDAAIIADRFVPNRSDLIRAFIPAAIVMMLVLLAIGIGGGWIIAGRMLAPLDRIGRAAQLAAQGSLSHRVALEGPRDEFRDLADVFDSMLEQLEAHMGEQQRFAANASHELRTPLAISQAMLEVARNDPDRDVDALIDRLHEVNARAIELTEALLMLSRAERRAFTREPVDLSLLAEESTETLLPSAERRGVSIDVGGDTANVLGSPALLQQLITNLVHNAIVHNLPAGGTVIVRTHVLPQAVALVVENTSDVLPAHLVATLAEPFQRGADRTRGEDHGGVGLGLAIVQRIAQAHDGSLVLTARHGGGLNVTVWLPHPFPRPLA; encoded by the coding sequence ATGAGCGCCCGCTGGAAGCTCACGCTGAGCTATGCGGGCGTCGTGGTCGTGTCAGGCATCGGTCTGCTCGCGGCCGTCGCCGTATACCTGCTGCGGTATGTACCGGATGCCGCGATCATCGCCGACCGCTTCGTGCCGAACCGCTCGGACCTGATCCGCGCATTCATTCCGGCTGCGATCGTGATGATGCTCGTGCTGCTCGCGATCGGAATCGGCGGCGGATGGATCATCGCCGGACGGATGCTGGCCCCCCTCGACCGCATCGGACGGGCAGCGCAGCTCGCCGCGCAGGGGTCGCTGTCGCACCGGGTCGCCCTCGAGGGACCGCGCGACGAGTTCCGTGATCTGGCCGATGTCTTCGACTCGATGCTCGAGCAGCTCGAGGCGCACATGGGCGAGCAGCAGCGGTTCGCCGCCAACGCCTCGCACGAGCTGCGTACCCCGCTCGCGATCTCGCAGGCGATGCTGGAGGTCGCCCGCAACGACCCCGACCGCGACGTCGACGCGCTGATCGACCGACTGCACGAGGTCAATGCGCGCGCGATCGAGCTGACCGAGGCCCTGCTGATGCTGAGCCGTGCCGAGCGCCGCGCGTTCACCCGCGAGCCGGTCGACCTGTCACTGCTCGCCGAGGAGTCGACCGAGACGCTTCTGCCGTCGGCCGAGCGACGTGGTGTGTCCATCGACGTCGGCGGTGACACCGCGAACGTGCTCGGATCCCCCGCCCTGCTCCAGCAGCTGATCACGAACCTGGTGCACAACGCGATCGTTCACAACCTGCCCGCGGGCGGCACGGTCATCGTGCGGACGCATGTTCTGCCGCAGGCTGTGGCGTTGGTGGTCGAGAACACGAGCGACGTGCTGCCCGCCCATCTCGTCGCGACGCTCGCGGAACCGTTCCAGAGAGGTGCCGACCGCACGCGCGGCGAGGATCACGGCGGTGTCGGCCTGGGCCTCGCCATCGTGCAGCGCATCGCCCAGGCGCATGACGGATCCCTCGTGCTCACCGCTCGGCATGGCGGGGGTCTGAACGTGACGGTGTGGCTGCCGCATCCGTTCCCCCGGCCGCTCGCCTGA
- the alr gene encoding alanine racemase, which yields MTTALTTPRRTLSRVHPPTLHTIPDAIGANVERIRSATDARIMAVVKADGYGLGAVTVALAAIAAGAEWLGITDAEDAAPLRAAGVEVPILAWLNPAGVDVAQVVADRVDLAVGSVEELRQLIADASALPNGCVRVHLHMDTGMSRGGVPLEDWAELLRVARTGRDSGRARIDVVGVMGHLPDADAADPAKNAPAVLRMRQARDAVLRAGFGPLLVHLAATSGTLTDAATHFDMVRVGAGLVGIDPSETVPLQGAARLTASVVHSSVVPAGTAIGYGGAYATTRTSHLSVIGVGYADGIPRELGAGAGVAVDGIRCPIVGRVSMDQIVIDTGDLSMPRGTTAVVFGPEGGAVPSMQEWARWAGSIPHTVVTGIGSRVERAIA from the coding sequence ATGACCACGGCGCTCACCACTCCACGCCGCACCCTCTCGCGCGTTCACCCGCCGACATTGCACACGATCCCTGACGCGATCGGAGCGAACGTCGAGCGGATCCGATCGGCCACGGATGCCCGCATCATGGCGGTCGTCAAGGCCGACGGCTACGGCCTCGGCGCCGTGACCGTCGCTCTCGCGGCGATCGCGGCCGGGGCCGAGTGGCTCGGGATCACGGATGCCGAGGATGCCGCCCCGCTGCGTGCGGCGGGTGTCGAGGTGCCGATCCTCGCCTGGCTCAACCCCGCCGGGGTCGACGTCGCGCAGGTCGTCGCGGATCGCGTCGATCTGGCTGTCGGCTCGGTCGAGGAGCTGCGGCAGCTGATCGCGGATGCGTCGGCGCTGCCGAACGGGTGCGTTCGCGTGCATCTGCACATGGACACGGGCATGTCGCGGGGCGGCGTACCGCTCGAGGACTGGGCCGAGCTGCTGCGGGTGGCTCGCACGGGCCGCGACTCGGGTCGTGCACGCATCGACGTCGTCGGGGTGATGGGGCACCTGCCAGACGCCGACGCCGCCGACCCGGCGAAGAACGCGCCCGCTGTGCTCCGGATGCGACAGGCGAGGGATGCCGTGCTGCGTGCCGGATTCGGTCCTCTGCTCGTGCATCTCGCGGCGACGTCCGGGACGCTGACGGATGCCGCCACGCACTTCGACATGGTCAGGGTCGGCGCCGGGCTGGTCGGCATCGATCCGTCGGAGACGGTGCCGCTGCAGGGGGCGGCGCGGCTGACGGCATCGGTCGTGCACAGCAGTGTCGTGCCGGCGGGCACCGCGATCGGCTACGGCGGCGCGTATGCGACGACGCGCACCTCGCATCTGAGCGTGATCGGGGTCGGGTATGCCGACGGCATCCCGCGGGAGCTCGGTGCGGGCGCAGGGGTGGCGGTCGACGGCATCCGGTGCCCGATCGTCGGTCGCGTGTCGATGGATCAGATCGTGATCGACACGGGTGACCTCTCGATGCCGAGGGGTACCACGGCCGTGGTCTTCGGACCCGAGGGGGGCGCGGTGCCGAGTATGCAGGAGTGGGCGCGGTGGGCGGGGAGCATCCCGCACACCGTCGTGACGGGCATCGGCTCCCGCGTCGAGAGGGCCATCGCATGA
- a CDS encoding M15 family metallopeptidase — MNTRSTSSRRRLTAIVGAALLAVALTVSVVLIGQQSLASASVVPTVAPSSLSEADGMIREEGAVSVFDDTPAVTNLDSDLLAAVRAAASAAEHDGVRMHVNSGWRSADYQQVLRQDAVVEYGSEEEAARWVATPENSEHVSGDAVDLGPLAAQDWLARHGADFGLCQIYANERWHFELRPAAPANGCPLMYDDPTTDPRTQR; from the coding sequence ATGAACACTCGCTCCACCTCCTCACGGCGACGCCTCACCGCGATCGTCGGTGCCGCCCTGCTCGCCGTCGCTCTCACGGTCTCGGTCGTGCTGATCGGTCAGCAGTCTCTGGCGTCGGCATCCGTCGTGCCGACCGTCGCGCCGTCGTCCCTCAGCGAGGCGGACGGGATGATCCGCGAGGAGGGCGCGGTCTCGGTGTTCGACGACACGCCCGCCGTGACGAATCTCGACTCCGACCTGCTCGCCGCCGTGCGCGCTGCCGCATCCGCTGCCGAGCACGACGGCGTGCGGATGCATGTGAACAGCGGCTGGCGGTCGGCCGACTACCAGCAGGTGCTGCGTCAGGATGCGGTCGTCGAGTACGGCTCCGAAGAGGAGGCCGCGCGCTGGGTCGCCACCCCCGAGAACTCCGAGCACGTATCGGGAGACGCGGTCGACCTCGGCCCTCTCGCCGCTCAGGACTGGCTGGCACGCCACGGCGCGGACTTCGGCCTCTGCCAGATCTACGCGAATGAGCGCTGGCACTTCGAGCTGCGGCCGGCGGCCCCGGCGAACGGGTGCCCGCTGATGTACGACGACCCGACCACCGATCCCAGGACGCAGCGATGA
- a CDS encoding FMN-dependent NADH-azoreductase codes for MSLFRLDASILPASSASRSLADLVEAEWTASHPDSTVTRRDLAADPVPATAWADAVTGGFVDDAERTDAQRAARALATTFADELIGADALLFAVPLYNYGVSQHFKTWFDLAYTDPRIDPQGTALRGKPATLVTVLGGNYAPGTPKEGWDHSTGWLRRVLEDVWGLDLRIVERPFTLVGVNPALDAFADTARELKENAEESARTYGRELAALRGDQVA; via the coding sequence ATGTCCCTGTTCCGCCTGGATGCCAGCATCCTGCCCGCGTCGTCCGCCAGCCGTTCGCTCGCCGACCTCGTCGAAGCCGAGTGGACCGCCTCGCACCCGGACTCCACGGTCACCCGCCGCGACCTCGCCGCCGACCCCGTGCCCGCGACGGCATGGGCGGATGCCGTGACCGGCGGATTCGTCGACGACGCCGAGCGCACCGACGCTCAGCGCGCAGCGCGCGCCCTCGCCACCACCTTCGCCGACGAGCTGATCGGCGCCGACGCGCTGCTCTTCGCCGTGCCGCTCTACAACTACGGCGTCTCGCAGCACTTCAAGACCTGGTTCGACCTGGCCTACACCGACCCGCGCATCGACCCGCAGGGCACCGCATTGCGCGGCAAGCCGGCGACCCTCGTCACCGTGCTCGGCGGCAACTACGCCCCCGGAACGCCCAAGGAGGGCTGGGACCACTCCACCGGATGGCTGCGCCGCGTGCTCGAGGACGTCTGGGGCCTCGACCTGCGCATCGTCGAGCGTCCGTTCACCCTGGTCGGCGTGAACCCCGCTCTCGACGCCTTCGCCGACACCGCCCGCGAGCTCAAGGAGAACGCCGAGGAGTCGGCGCGCACGTACGGCCGCGAGCTCGCCGCACTGCGGGGCGACCAGGTCGCCTGA
- a CDS encoding response regulator transcription factor gives MRVLIVEDEPYLAEAVRDGLRLEAIAADIAGDGDTALELLSINSYDLAVLDRDIPGPSGDDVARSIVASGSGIPILMLTAADRLDDKESGFEIGADDYLTKPFELRELVLRLRALDRRRHRARPPVLEVAGLRLDPFRREVFRDGKYVALTRKQFAVLEVLVDAGGGVVSAEQLLERAWDENADPFTNAVRITVSSLRKRLGEPWLILTVPGVGYRIGTDADG, from the coding sequence GTGCGTGTGCTGATCGTCGAGGACGAGCCCTATCTCGCGGAGGCTGTGCGAGACGGCCTGAGGCTCGAGGCGATCGCGGCGGACATCGCCGGCGACGGCGACACGGCCCTCGAGCTGCTCAGCATCAACTCCTACGATCTCGCGGTACTCGACCGCGACATCCCCGGTCCATCGGGAGACGATGTGGCGAGGTCGATCGTGGCCTCGGGCAGCGGCATCCCGATCCTCATGCTCACCGCGGCCGATCGCCTCGACGACAAGGAGTCGGGTTTCGAGATCGGCGCCGACGACTATCTCACCAAGCCCTTCGAGCTGCGCGAGCTCGTGCTGCGCCTGCGGGCGCTCGACCGTCGTCGCCACCGCGCCAGGCCGCCCGTGCTCGAAGTCGCAGGGTTGCGTCTCGACCCGTTCCGCCGCGAGGTCTTCCGCGACGGCAAGTACGTGGCCCTGACGCGCAAGCAGTTCGCGGTGCTCGAGGTGCTCGTCGATGCGGGCGGCGGAGTCGTGAGCGCCGAGCAGCTGCTCGAGCGCGCGTGGGATGAGAACGCCGACCCGTTCACGAACGCCGTGCGCATCACGGTCTCGTCGCTGCGCAAGCGACTGGGCGAGCCGTGGCTGATCCTCACCGTCCCCGGCGTCGGCTACCGCATCGGAACGGATGCCGATGGCTGA